The Stenotrophomonas maltophilia genome includes a region encoding these proteins:
- a CDS encoding GlxA family transcriptional regulator, with the protein MKLHILVCDGVFDLGLAALTDTVGLANAMAGSLPQAPAHIELTLVGVRRRIRTAQGLTVPVVTARGMPEPDVVLVPAFGDKMPDTLSARLTRPDVPDAVAALQQWSTAGAHLGAACSGSFLLAESGLLDGHRATTSWWLGPMFRQRYPNVTLDESRMIVNSTRFTTAGAALAHVDLALRIIRERSPALAALVARYLLVETRSSQAEFVIPDHLAHADPMVERFECWARRRLAKGFSLAEAASAAGTSERTLARRLQSVLGKTPLSYFQDLRVEHAVHLLRTGNASVDQVAAQVGYSDGVTLRALLRRKLGRGVRELRRGG; encoded by the coding sequence ATGAAACTCCACATCCTTGTTTGTGATGGCGTGTTTGATCTGGGGCTTGCGGCGCTCACTGACACAGTGGGCTTGGCCAATGCGATGGCGGGCTCGCTGCCACAAGCTCCCGCGCACATAGAGCTCACGCTGGTGGGCGTGCGGCGTCGCATCCGAACTGCGCAAGGCTTGACGGTCCCCGTGGTCACTGCGCGTGGTATGCCGGAACCAGACGTCGTGCTTGTGCCCGCGTTTGGTGACAAGATGCCTGACACGCTCTCGGCTCGGCTCACACGCCCCGACGTGCCCGACGCGGTCGCGGCGCTACAGCAGTGGTCCACCGCTGGCGCGCACCTAGGTGCCGCTTGCTCCGGTAGTTTCTTGCTTGCAGAGAGTGGCCTGCTTGATGGGCATCGTGCGACGACGTCATGGTGGCTGGGGCCGATGTTTCGGCAGCGCTATCCGAACGTCACGCTGGACGAGTCACGCATGATCGTGAACTCGACACGCTTCACCACCGCGGGTGCCGCTTTGGCCCACGTCGACCTGGCCTTGCGCATCATCCGGGAGCGCAGTCCGGCGCTGGCGGCCCTGGTGGCACGCTATCTGCTGGTCGAGACACGCAGTTCGCAAGCCGAGTTCGTGATTCCCGACCACCTTGCGCATGCCGACCCGATGGTGGAGCGCTTCGAGTGCTGGGCCAGACGTCGGCTCGCGAAGGGGTTCTCGCTCGCCGAGGCGGCCAGCGCCGCGGGCACAAGCGAGCGTACCTTGGCGCGGCGGCTGCAAAGCGTTTTGGGCAAGACACCGCTGTCGTATTTCCAGGACCTGCGCGTGGAACATGCCGTGCATCTCCTGCGCACCGGAAACGCGAGCGTCGACCAGGTCGCCGCACAGGTCGGGTACTCGGATGGGGTGACCCTGCGGGCCCTGTTGCGCCGTAAGCTGGGCCGGGGTGTCAGGGAGTTGCGACGCGGTGGATGA
- a CDS encoding substrate binding domain-containing protein, producing MGFAKRHPDIMLDVRLSDRISNAVDDKIDVGVRVGFMRDSRFVARKAADMRLTIVAAPRLTKKVGTPDGVDELAGSPVTAAIDINTGRPWSWHFSAGRQWTPVSPAFIADNADMEMGAALAGIAFAQLADYMAAPYIASGKLVRVLQKEEPPAWGLYVYRPQRAPVPARVRVVFDELQTAIGSLPALP from the coding sequence ATGGGCTTTGCCAAACGTCATCCCGACATCATGTTGGATGTGCGCTTGTCTGATCGCATCAGCAATGCGGTCGACGACAAGATCGATGTCGGGGTCAGGGTCGGGTTCATGCGCGACAGTCGTTTCGTCGCGCGCAAGGCTGCCGATATGCGCCTTACAATCGTTGCAGCTCCGCGTCTGACCAAGAAGGTGGGAACACCGGATGGAGTCGATGAACTGGCCGGTTCTCCGGTGACAGCGGCCATCGACATCAATACCGGGCGACCGTGGTCCTGGCACTTCAGTGCAGGACGCCAGTGGACGCCTGTGTCGCCAGCCTTCATCGCGGACAACGCCGACATGGAAATGGGCGCCGCATTGGCCGGAATTGCGTTTGCTCAATTGGCGGACTACATGGCGGCCCCCTATATCGCCAGTGGAAAACTGGTGCGGGTTCTGCAGAAGGAAGAGCCCCCGGCTTGGGGCTTGTATGTCTATCGGCCTCAGCGCGCCCCTGTGCCAGCGAGAGTCCGGGTCGTGTTCGATGAATTGCAGACAGCTATTGGGTCGTTGCCGGCTTTGCCTTAG
- a CDS encoding alkene reductase encodes MLFNPLQVGSLNLPNRILLAPLTRARADAGHMPNALMAEYYSQRATGGLLISECTMVAPGTSAFVNEPGIYNDAQIAAWRQVTDAVHAKGGRIFMQIWHAGRAAYPGAADGAPIVSSSATAIEGEIHTPQGKVPHAVPRPLAVEEIPGIVAAFAQGARNAISAGFDGVEVHGANGYLIDQFLRDTPNQRTDAYGGSPENRARLLFEVLTAVTQAIGSERVGLRLSPLNSFNSMKDSDPLAFIGFVADRLNAFKLAYLHVMRADFFGVQKADVMPVAREKYKGVLVGNMGYSADEAEAAIAEGKLDAVAFGTAFLANPDLPARIRAKAPLNAPDSNTFYAGGAKGYTDYPTLQVA; translated from the coding sequence ATGCTATTCAATCCACTTCAAGTAGGTTCTCTCAACCTGCCCAACCGCATCCTTCTGGCACCACTGACACGCGCCCGTGCCGACGCTGGCCACATGCCCAACGCGCTGATGGCCGAGTACTACAGCCAGCGAGCCACCGGCGGCCTGCTGATTTCCGAATGCACCATGGTGGCGCCCGGTACATCGGCCTTCGTCAATGAGCCTGGCATCTACAACGACGCGCAGATTGCAGCCTGGAGGCAGGTGACCGACGCGGTGCACGCCAAGGGCGGACGCATCTTCATGCAGATCTGGCACGCTGGCCGCGCAGCCTACCCTGGCGCTGCCGATGGCGCCCCCATTGTCTCCAGCAGCGCCACCGCTATTGAGGGTGAGATCCACACGCCCCAAGGCAAGGTGCCGCACGCGGTGCCCCGCCCCCTGGCCGTCGAAGAGATTCCCGGCATCGTGGCTGCGTTTGCTCAAGGCGCACGCAACGCCATTTCCGCCGGCTTTGATGGTGTGGAAGTACACGGCGCCAACGGCTACCTGATTGACCAGTTTCTGCGCGACACGCCCAACCAGCGCACCGATGCTTACGGCGGATCGCCGGAAAACCGTGCACGTTTGCTGTTCGAGGTACTCACTGCCGTGACCCAGGCGATCGGTTCCGAACGTGTGGGTCTGCGCCTGTCGCCCCTCAACAGCTTCAACAGCATGAAAGACAGCGACCCGCTGGCCTTCATCGGCTTCGTGGCCGATAGGCTCAATGCCTTCAAGCTAGCCTACCTGCACGTGATGCGCGCCGATTTCTTCGGCGTGCAGAAGGCCGATGTCATGCCCGTAGCGCGTGAAAAGTACAAGGGTGTGTTGGTGGGCAATATGGGTTACAGCGCTGATGAGGCAGAGGCAGCTATTGCCGAAGGTAAGCTTGACGCTGTGGCCTTTGGCACCGCCTTCCTGGCTAACCCGGACCTGCCCGCACGCATCAGGGCCAAGGCACCGCTGAACGCGCCTGACTCCAACACGTTCTACGCAGGTGGCGCCAAGGGCTATACAGACTATCCGACACTGCAGGTCGCGTAA
- a CDS encoding putative quinol monooxygenase translates to MTKLALFVRLEAKPGQEAALADFLASALPLANAESGTTAWFALKFGPSTFGVFDAFADEAGRQAHLNGQIAAALMANAVTLLSSPPNIEKVELLAAKLPA, encoded by the coding sequence ATGACCAAGCTCGCTCTGTTTGTTCGCCTCGAAGCCAAACCCGGCCAGGAGGCTGCGCTTGCCGACTTCCTGGCCAGCGCACTGCCGCTCGCCAACGCCGAGTCCGGCACCACGGCCTGGTTCGCATTGAAGTTTGGCCCTTCGACGTTTGGTGTGTTCGATGCCTTTGCCGATGAGGCAGGTCGCCAGGCGCATCTGAACGGCCAGATCGCCGCGGCCTTGATGGCCAACGCCGTGACCTTGCTCAGTTCTCCGCCCAATATCGAGAAGGTCGAACTGCTTGCAGCCAAACTGCCTGCATGA
- a CDS encoding excinuclease ABC subunit UvrA, giving the protein MPNNSFGESSCAAAASGLVQVRGARENNLKEVDVSIPRNALVVFSGVSGSGKSSLAFGTIYAEAQRRYFESVAPYARRLIDQAGVPDVDAIDGLPPAVALQQQRGSSNARSSVGSVTTLSSLVRMMYSRAGAYPANQPMLYAEDFSPNTPQGACPTCHGLGHVYEVTEANMVPDPSLSIRERAIASWPPAWQGQNLRDILVSMGYDVDRPWKDLPKKDRDWILFTEETPTVPVYAGLTPAETRAALKRKMEPSYMGTFTGARRYVLQTFANTQSALMRKRVSRFMEGKPCPTCHGKRLKPEALSVTFAGVDIGEFMQVPLDQLAALLEPIAQGDFRAHAAGAATDKEATRRDRAERAASGRAVHAVSPDVRRTSALSEEKRLAAQRLAGGVMARLRQLRGLGLGYLTLDRATPTLSAGELQRLRLATQLSSMLFGVVYVLDEPSAGLHPSDSQALYDALDRLREAGNSVFVVEHDLDLMRRAQWLVDVGPDAGERGGRVLYSGEPDGLRKIAESRTARYLFDEIPAPGSRAREATGWLELQDIHRHNLHGVNARIPLGVLTAVTGISGSGKSSLVAQALPELVLLHLGHEPEDDAAETATSEGPTVIEATGGRLAGDVDAIQRMVQVDQKPIGRTPRSNLATYTGLFDHVRKLFAATPDARRRRYDAGRFSFNVAKGRCETCEGEGFVSVELLFMPSVYAPCPTCHGARYNEATLKVQWNGRNIAEVLQMTVDEASEFFAGEDAVARPLQLLRDIGLGYLRLGQPATELSGGEAQRIKLATELQRSQRGRSLYVLDEPTTGLHASDADRLLVQLQRLVDAGNTVVMIEHDMRAVAQADWVIDVGPGAGAAGGSIVVAGSLQQVARTSGSRTAPFLAQELARAE; this is encoded by the coding sequence ATGCCAAACAATTCTTTCGGTGAATCCTCTTGTGCCGCTGCGGCCAGCGGCCTCGTGCAGGTGCGTGGCGCGCGCGAGAACAACCTCAAGGAGGTGGACGTCTCCATCCCGCGTAACGCGCTGGTGGTGTTCTCGGGTGTCTCCGGCTCCGGCAAGTCCTCGCTGGCCTTTGGCACCATCTATGCCGAGGCCCAGCGGCGCTACTTCGAGTCGGTGGCTCCCTATGCGCGGCGACTGATCGACCAGGCCGGCGTGCCGGACGTCGATGCGATCGACGGCCTGCCGCCGGCGGTGGCGCTGCAGCAGCAGCGAGGCTCCAGCAACGCGCGTTCCTCCGTGGGCAGTGTCACCACCCTGTCCAGCCTGGTGCGGATGATGTATTCGCGTGCCGGCGCCTATCCGGCCAACCAGCCGATGCTGTACGCCGAGGATTTTTCGCCCAACACGCCGCAGGGAGCGTGCCCGACCTGCCACGGCCTGGGCCATGTGTACGAGGTGACCGAGGCGAACATGGTGCCCGACCCCTCCCTGAGCATCCGCGAGCGGGCGATCGCCTCCTGGCCCCCCGCCTGGCAAGGCCAGAACCTGCGCGACATCCTGGTCAGCATGGGCTACGACGTTGACCGACCGTGGAAGGACCTGCCGAAGAAGGATCGCGACTGGATTCTGTTCACCGAGGAAACACCGACGGTGCCGGTGTACGCCGGCCTCACGCCGGCCGAGACCCGCGCCGCGCTCAAGCGCAAGATGGAGCCGAGCTACATGGGCACCTTCACCGGCGCCCGACGGTATGTGCTGCAGACCTTTGCCAACACCCAGAGCGCGCTGATGAGAAAGCGCGTGTCCCGGTTCATGGAGGGCAAACCGTGCCCCACCTGCCACGGCAAGCGGCTCAAGCCCGAGGCGCTGTCGGTCACGTTCGCCGGCGTGGACATCGGCGAGTTCATGCAGGTGCCGCTGGACCAGTTGGCGGCCTTGCTCGAACCCATCGCCCAGGGCGATTTCCGCGCCCATGCAGCGGGGGCGGCTACGGACAAGGAAGCGACCCGACGCGACCGTGCCGAACGCGCGGCCTCCGGCCGCGCCGTCCATGCGGTATCGCCCGACGTGCGCCGCACCTCGGCGCTATCGGAAGAAAAGCGCCTCGCCGCGCAGCGCCTGGCCGGTGGCGTGATGGCGCGCCTGCGTCAACTGCGTGGGCTGGGTTTGGGTTACCTGACGCTGGACCGAGCCACGCCGACGCTTTCAGCCGGCGAGTTGCAGCGCCTGCGGCTGGCGACGCAATTGAGTTCCATGCTGTTCGGTGTCGTGTACGTACTCGACGAACCCTCGGCGGGCCTGCACCCCTCCGACAGCCAAGCCCTGTACGACGCGCTCGACCGTCTGCGCGAGGCCGGCAACTCGGTGTTCGTGGTGGAGCACGACTTGGACCTGATGCGCCGTGCACAATGGCTCGTGGATGTCGGGCCGGATGCCGGCGAGCGTGGCGGCCGCGTGCTCTACAGCGGCGAGCCGGATGGCCTGCGCAAGATTGCCGAATCGCGTACTGCACGCTACCTGTTCGATGAGATCCCCGCGCCGGGAAGCCGGGCACGCGAAGCGACCGGCTGGCTGGAGCTGCAGGACATTCACCGCCACAACCTGCATGGCGTGAATGCGCGCATTCCGCTGGGCGTGCTGACGGCCGTCACCGGCATCTCCGGCTCGGGCAAGTCCAGCCTCGTCGCGCAGGCCCTGCCGGAGCTGGTGCTGCTGCACCTGGGCCACGAGCCGGAAGACGATGCGGCCGAAACCGCCACCAGCGAAGGGCCGACAGTGATCGAAGCGACTGGCGGTCGTCTGGCAGGCGACGTGGACGCCATACAGCGAATGGTGCAGGTGGACCAGAAACCGATCGGGCGCACGCCGCGGTCGAACCTGGCCACCTACACCGGCCTGTTCGACCATGTGCGCAAGCTGTTCGCTGCCACGCCCGATGCGCGACGCCGCCGCTATGACGCCGGGCGCTTCTCGTTCAACGTCGCCAAGGGGCGCTGCGAGACCTGCGAGGGCGAGGGCTTCGTCAGCGTGGAACTGCTGTTCATGCCCAGCGTGTACGCGCCGTGCCCGACGTGCCATGGCGCACGCTACAACGAGGCCACGCTGAAGGTGCAATGGAACGGGCGCAACATCGCCGAGGTGCTGCAGATGACCGTGGACGAAGCCAGCGAATTCTTCGCGGGTGAAGACGCTGTGGCAAGGCCACTGCAACTGCTGCGCGATATCGGACTGGGCTACCTGCGCCTGGGGCAACCGGCCACCGAGCTTTCCGGTGGCGAGGCGCAGCGTATCAAGCTGGCGACCGAGCTTCAGCGCAGCCAGCGCGGCCGAAGCCTGTACGTGCTCGACGAGCCGACTACCGGGCTGCATGCGTCGGACGCCGACCGGCTGCTGGTACAGTTGCAGCGCCTGGTCGATGCCGGCAATACCGTAGTGATGATCGAACACGATATGCGCGCGGTGGCCCAGGCCGATTGGGTGATCGACGTGGGGCCTGGTGCAGGCGCTGCCGGCGGCAGCATCGTGGTGGCGGGCTCCCTTCAGCAGGTGGCCCGAACGTCTGGCAGCAGAACCGCTCCGTTCCTTGCACAGGAGTTGGCGCGGGCCGAGTAG
- the nhaA gene encoding Na+/H+ antiporter NhaA, translating into MPDASLGESSANIRRSRVARYLRTESGAAVLLVIVTVVALAWANSPLSDAYFGLWHLDVGFNFGPLGLHMDLHHWVNDGLMVIFFFLIGLEVRQEFAHGSLRDPSRARLALIAGVAGVVLPALVYVLLVGLAGGQGLHGWGAVVGTDTAFMLGTLAIVGPRLSGQLRVFLLTLTVVDDFLAVSIIGIVYSEEIRVVPLLIALASLVGLWLLGRTRQWRAMPYVLIVIVLWLATVYSGIHASLAGMAAGLLIPAYATQRHGVVAARQLFRDFWQSPSAASARAVDYGLSRGISVNERLHEFLRLPTALLIVPVFALANAGVDLRGGLLAEAFGSPVTWGIIAGLVLGKLLGIGLTTLVAIRLGLGRLPEGVGVGSVFGGAALSGIGFTVSLLIIGLAFGTTSDLGRQATVGVLVSMVFATLLGWLIFKVAAQRWGEKTADLPMVLEPPVDPEIDHIRGPEDAQLTLVEYVDFECEYCAHATGSWDDLRAHFGDDLRYVVRHLPHHPHGPIAARASEAAANQGMFWPWLDFVFTRQHALEREDLIGYAAELGLDVDRFIADLDSPAVIERVERDLASAVASGAHATPTFFVEGRRLRGSYDARSVTAALEASRRGTRTQEVPS; encoded by the coding sequence GCACGGAGTCTGGGGCGGCGGTGCTGCTGGTGATCGTCACGGTTGTGGCGCTGGCGTGGGCGAACTCGCCGCTATCCGATGCCTATTTCGGGTTGTGGCACCTGGACGTCGGGTTCAACTTTGGGCCGCTGGGCCTGCACATGGACCTGCATCACTGGGTCAACGATGGCCTGATGGTCATCTTCTTCTTCCTGATCGGCCTGGAGGTGCGTCAGGAATTCGCCCACGGGTCGCTCAGGGACCCCAGCCGTGCCCGTCTCGCCCTGATCGCGGGGGTCGCGGGTGTTGTGCTTCCCGCGCTGGTGTACGTCCTGCTCGTGGGGCTGGCCGGAGGTCAGGGCCTGCACGGGTGGGGGGCGGTGGTCGGCACCGATACGGCGTTCATGCTGGGCACCCTGGCGATCGTCGGTCCGCGGCTGTCTGGTCAATTGCGTGTGTTCCTGCTCACCCTGACCGTGGTCGATGACTTCCTCGCCGTGTCCATCATCGGCATCGTCTATAGCGAGGAGATCCGCGTCGTGCCGTTGTTGATCGCCCTTGCCAGTCTCGTCGGGTTGTGGTTGCTGGGGCGCACCCGCCAGTGGCGGGCAATGCCGTATGTGCTGATCGTGATCGTGCTGTGGCTCGCAACCGTGTATTCCGGCATCCATGCCTCCCTCGCCGGGATGGCCGCGGGGCTGCTGATCCCCGCCTATGCGACGCAACGTCACGGGGTCGTTGCGGCAAGACAGTTGTTCCGTGACTTCTGGCAGTCTCCGAGTGCCGCATCGGCCCGCGCGGTGGACTACGGGCTGTCCCGGGGTATCTCGGTGAACGAGCGGCTGCACGAGTTCCTGCGGCTGCCGACGGCGCTGCTGATCGTGCCGGTGTTCGCCTTGGCGAACGCCGGGGTGGACCTGCGTGGCGGGCTGCTCGCCGAGGCCTTTGGCTCGCCAGTCACGTGGGGCATCATCGCAGGGCTCGTGCTCGGCAAGCTCCTGGGCATCGGGCTCACCACGCTCGTCGCCATCCGTCTCGGCCTGGGCCGGCTGCCCGAGGGCGTCGGGGTGGGGAGCGTGTTCGGTGGGGCGGCGCTGTCCGGGATCGGCTTTACCGTGTCGCTGCTGATCATCGGGCTCGCGTTCGGCACGACCTCGGACCTGGGCCGCCAGGCGACGGTCGGCGTGCTCGTGTCGATGGTGTTCGCCACGTTGCTCGGGTGGCTCATCTTCAAGGTCGCCGCCCAGCGGTGGGGTGAGAAGACCGCGGACCTGCCGATGGTGCTTGAGCCGCCGGTCGATCCGGAGATCGATCACATCCGCGGGCCGGAGGACGCGCAGCTCACACTCGTCGAGTACGTGGACTTCGAGTGCGAGTACTGTGCGCACGCCACCGGTTCGTGGGACGATCTTCGCGCCCACTTCGGTGACGACCTGCGGTATGTGGTGCGCCATCTTCCGCACCACCCGCACGGGCCGATTGCCGCGCGTGCGTCCGAGGCAGCGGCGAACCAGGGGATGTTCTGGCCGTGGCTGGACTTCGTGTTCACCCGTCAGCACGCGCTGGAGCGCGAGGATCTGATCGGCTACGCCGCAGAGCTTGGGCTCGACGTCGATCGGTTCATCGCCGATCTCGACAGCCCTGCGGTGATCGAGCGTGTCGAGCGCGACCTCGCCAGTGCGGTCGCCAGCGGTGCGCACGCCACGCCGACGTTCTTCGTCGAGGGTCGCCGCCTGCGCGGCAGCTACGACGCCCGCTCTGTCACCGCAGCACTGGAAGCCAGCCGCCGCGGCACCCGAACTCAGGAAGTCCCGTCCTGA